The Paenibacillus uliginis N3/975 genome has a window encoding:
- a CDS encoding acyltransferase family protein — protein MRSKIVYLDGLRGLAACIVVISHFFQVFAPSVFEGRTEIEHFAFENIAARTPLNLVFNGNFSVCLFFVLSGYVLSCKFFQMKDNHIIYSSATRRYFRLAAPAFLSVILAYLIVIFGLGAFDNIRGITLSSMPDPFVANTGLLTMLKEGLFNTFFTYGSQYNPVLWTMTYELLGSFLIFAFLLILGRRSIRFAGYAILIYFFIDSYYLGFVLGMLLSDLKNSNGDWLAYINRPWVNVLMLFTGIYAGSFPYINPQGTLYSVLVWESANFSFFVFYHVIGSFLIITALLNSSRMQSLFNLKLFAYLGKVSFSLYLVHFTIICSFGSFIFLQFSTFLPYGINVLLTAVITLLVIFAIAHLFYKFVDAKTLFLLARWNERMFKGEKYKGIRRSVPSEKSFEAD, from the coding sequence ATGAGGAGTAAAATCGTATATTTGGATGGCTTGAGAGGTTTGGCTGCCTGTATCGTTGTCATATCTCATTTTTTTCAAGTGTTTGCGCCGTCTGTCTTTGAAGGCAGAACGGAGATTGAACATTTCGCATTTGAGAACATTGCCGCCCGTACACCCCTCAATCTAGTGTTTAATGGTAATTTTTCAGTTTGTCTATTTTTTGTTTTAAGCGGATATGTGCTTAGCTGTAAATTTTTCCAAATGAAAGATAACCACATTATTTATTCTTCTGCGACCCGCAGATACTTTCGCTTGGCCGCACCTGCCTTCCTCTCCGTAATCCTTGCTTATTTGATCGTGATATTTGGTCTCGGGGCCTTTGATAACATTCGCGGAATCACACTATCTTCCATGCCGGATCCGTTTGTGGCCAACACCGGCCTGCTGACCATGTTAAAGGAGGGCTTGTTCAATACCTTTTTCACATACGGCTCACAGTACAATCCTGTACTCTGGACCATGACTTATGAACTACTTGGATCCTTTTTAATCTTTGCCTTTTTGTTGATTTTAGGCAGACGCAGTATACGTTTTGCGGGATATGCAATCCTTATCTATTTTTTTATCGATTCATACTACCTAGGCTTTGTACTCGGCATGCTTCTGAGTGATTTAAAGAACAGCAATGGGGATTGGCTAGCGTATATCAACCGTCCCTGGGTTAACGTCCTCATGTTATTCACTGGTATTTATGCAGGTTCCTTTCCTTACATCAATCCTCAGGGGACATTATACTCCGTTCTCGTCTGGGAATCGGCTAACTTCTCTTTCTTCGTGTTCTATCATGTCATAGGATCATTCCTGATAATTACGGCTTTGTTGAATTCGAGCCGCATGCAGTCTCTGTTTAACCTCAAGCTTTTCGCTTATCTTGGCAAAGTGTCTTTCTCGCTGTATCTCGTGCACTTTACTATCATTTGTTCATTCGGAAGCTTTATCTTTTTGCAATTCAGTACTTTCCTTCCTTACGGGATCAATGTATTGCTTACAGCCGTTATCACTCTATTGGTAATTTTCGCAATTGCGCATTTATTCTATAAATTCGTTGATGCTAAGACACTTTTCTTGCTGGCACGATGGAATGAGCGGATGTTCAAAGGTGAGAAATATAAGGGAATACGGCGTTCCGTGCCATCGGAAAAGTCATTTGAGGCTGATTGA
- a CDS encoding AraC family transcriptional regulator, which translates to MGIHWQKVNVEELTSSGVVYFNSKMEMLEDLPCKMYKLTSQNSLWTHCHDYFQIWYLAKGSFVHTVNSQVYEISKGDIFVIPPFTLHSVEIFPDQEIEIYGCEFMPSFVNERLEDMPTEPAFFDVVFLEYFLRKESNAQSKITLDSVTEVTVRNVMEEMLTEYKRRFPFFQIALKANLLLLLSILVRQVNGELVRAGFEKSEKYRGIMTRVVDYIHNHYHEDLKLNTLCSLSNLSRSTFCILFKEWTGKTFNRYVTDLRILQAMMILKQPELSVTDVCFSTGFNELSYFCRIFKKYTGISPTDFRKQAMK; encoded by the coding sequence GTGGGTATTCATTGGCAGAAAGTAAATGTTGAAGAATTAACGAGCTCGGGTGTGGTCTATTTTAACTCAAAGATGGAGATGTTGGAAGATTTACCTTGCAAAATGTATAAATTGACTTCTCAGAACAGCTTATGGACGCACTGTCATGATTATTTTCAAATCTGGTATTTGGCTAAAGGATCATTTGTGCATACGGTAAACAGTCAGGTTTACGAAATATCGAAAGGAGATATTTTTGTTATCCCACCGTTCACATTACACAGTGTTGAAATCTTTCCAGATCAGGAAATTGAAATTTATGGGTGTGAATTCATGCCTTCTTTTGTGAATGAAAGATTGGAGGATATGCCTACGGAGCCTGCCTTTTTTGATGTAGTTTTCCTCGAATATTTTTTGCGAAAGGAAAGTAATGCTCAGTCAAAAATTACGCTAGATAGCGTAACCGAGGTTACGGTTAGAAATGTGATGGAGGAAATGCTCACGGAATACAAGAGACGATTTCCATTTTTTCAAATTGCGCTTAAAGCCAATCTGCTTCTGTTACTCTCCATTTTGGTGCGGCAAGTAAATGGTGAGCTTGTTAGGGCAGGCTTCGAGAAATCAGAAAAATACAGAGGAATCATGACGAGAGTTGTTGATTATATCCATAACCACTATCACGAAGATTTGAAACTGAATACGTTATGCTCTTTATCCAATTTATCAAGGTCTACTTTTTGCATCCTGTTCAAGGAATGGACAGGGAAGACATTTAACCGGTACGTGACGGATCTTCGTATCCTTCAGGCGATGATGATATTAAAGCAGCCAGAATTATCTGTAACAGATGTTTGCTTTTCTACCGGATTCAATGAGCTGTCTTATTTTTGCAGAATATTCAAGAAGTATACGGGAATATCACCGACAGATTTTCGAAAGCAAGCGATGAAATAG